A single window of Ovis canadensis isolate MfBH-ARS-UI-01 breed Bighorn chromosome 15, ARS-UI_OviCan_v2, whole genome shotgun sequence DNA harbors:
- the LOC138420473 gene encoding olfactory receptor 5B2-like, producing the protein MSFLENSTEVNEFRLLGLMDAPELQVPLFIIFTLIYLITLTGNLEMTTLILLDSRLHTPMYFLLSNLSLVDCVYSSAVTPKVMAGLLTGDKVISYGGCVAQVFFFVAFASAHCLLLAAVACDWHAAVRKPLHHASTVTPSVCAQMVVACYVWGFAESAIHTGLTFCLSFCHSNVVHHFFCDIPPILAPSCSDIYVNEMVLFILVAFNVFFALMVIVSSYLFIFFAILRMHSAEGRKKAFSTCSSHLTAVTIFYGTVIFMYLQPSSSHSMDTNQMASVFYTIIIPMLNPLVYSLRNKEVSNAFRRAIEKMKLLFST; encoded by the coding sequence ATGTCCTTCCTGGAGAACAGCACTGAGGTGAATGAGTTTAGACTCTTGGGACTGATGGATGCCCCAGAGTTGCAAGTCCCGCTGTTTATAATATTCACGCTCATATATCTCATCACTCTCACTGGAAATCTTGAGATGACTACGTTGATTCTGCTGGACTCTCgtctccacacccccatgtattTTCTCCTCAGTAACCTCTCTCTGGTGGATTGTGTTTACTCTTCAGCTGTGACTCCCAAGGTGATGGCCGGGCTTCTCACAGGAGATAAGGTCATCTCCTATGGGGGATGTGTGGCTCAGGTGTTCTTCTTTGTGGCCTTTGCCAGTGCACACTGCTTACTGCTAGCTGCCGTGGCCTGTGATTGGCATGCCGCCGTGCGTAAGCCTCTACATCACGCCAGCACTGTGACCcccagtgtgtgtgctcagatggTCGTGGCCTGCTATGTCTGGGGATTTGCTGAGTCTGCCATCCACACTGGACTCACTTTCTGCCTCTCCTTCTGCCATTCCAATGTGGTCCATCACTTCTTCTGTGATATTCCTCCAATCCTGGCTCCTTCCTGCTCTGATATCTACGTAAATGAGATGGTGCTCTTTATTCTAGTAGCTTTCAATGTCTTTTTTGCCCTGATGGTAATTGTGAGCTCCTatctgtttatattctttgccatCCTGAGAATGCACTCAGCAGAGGGGCGGAAAAAAGCCTTTTCCACCTGTTCTTCTCACCTCACTGCTGTCACCATCTTCTATGGAACTGTGATCTTCATGTACTTACAGCCAAGTTCTAGTCATTCTATGGACACCAACCAGATGGCATCTGTGTTCTATACAATAATCATCCCCATGTTGAACCCTCTCGTCTATAGTCTAAGGAATAAAGAGGTTAGTAATGCTTTCAGGAGAGCCATTGAGAAGATGAAGCTTCTTTTCAGTACATAG